One genomic region from Granulicatella adiacens ATCC 49175 encodes:
- a CDS encoding peptidoglycan D,D-transpeptidase FtsI family protein: protein MKKTNNNNIARNRRRASFILMGLASVLFLIFSVRFFRIMVLGNIHNVDLRAEINDKIHQKRTLAAKRGTIYDASGSPIAVDATNYSIYAVLTNQWSKNAETPDYVTDINKTAEALSKHISLSKEEIVKILNQKDVSQVEFGNAGKNLSVQVKDKIEAEKLPGIKFSESPARYYPNGIFASHLIGYTDSVEETVDHKTTISLVGKTGLEGLYNEQLTGTAGEVEYTVDGNGYVISDTEKVTKQPKDGKDITLTLDKRLQTYLESLVSAADKQYQPVQMTAMLVDPKSGNIVAATQRPTYNSTTKEGIDVQWNNLLTDQAYEPGSTMKVLALAAAINEGVFDPNERYQSGSVKIYTDLVRDYNKVGWGNITYLEGLAHSSNVAFVHVIQKIGAEKWKQYLEAFGFSKSTNSGFANEISGSNPFNSYLQQLSTGFGQGITVTVYQMMQAFTAIANGGQMQKLRLVDHFTEPNTDKETPNPVNSLGKVISPEAAKKTLEYLYQATRMKNGTAYEFNIDGEEIAAKTGTAEIINPETGKYYSNGNNYIFSVVGFAPYNDPKYILYVTVKQPRVAVTGNTILKEIFNPLMKRSLEYSRLSE from the coding sequence ATGAAAAAAACGAATAACAATAACATTGCGAGAAATAGGCGTCGAGCGAGCTTTATTTTAATGGGACTCGCTAGTGTCTTATTTCTCATTTTTTCTGTACGTTTCTTTAGAATTATGGTTTTAGGGAATATTCATAATGTAGATTTACGAGCAGAAATTAATGATAAAATTCATCAAAAAAGAACTTTAGCGGCTAAACGTGGAACAATCTATGATGCCAGTGGAAGTCCTATTGCGGTAGATGCAACGAATTATTCTATTTATGCAGTCTTGACCAATCAATGGAGTAAAAATGCAGAAACCCCAGATTATGTAACGGATATTAATAAAACAGCCGAGGCGTTGTCGAAACATATTTCTCTTTCTAAAGAGGAGATTGTAAAGATTTTAAATCAGAAGGATGTTTCTCAAGTCGAATTTGGAAATGCTGGAAAAAATCTTTCGGTTCAAGTGAAAGATAAGATTGAAGCGGAGAAGCTTCCAGGAATTAAGTTTTCAGAGAGTCCAGCGAGATATTATCCAAATGGGATTTTTGCTTCTCATTTAATCGGATATACGGATTCTGTTGAGGAAACAGTTGACCACAAGACGACTATTTCTTTAGTTGGAAAGACTGGATTAGAAGGCCTTTATAATGAACAACTAACTGGAACGGCAGGAGAAGTAGAATATACGGTTGATGGGAATGGATATGTGATTTCAGATACTGAGAAAGTGACCAAACAACCAAAAGACGGAAAAGATATTACTTTAACATTGGATAAGAGACTTCAAACTTACCTAGAATCTTTAGTCAGCGCGGCAGATAAGCAGTATCAACCTGTTCAGATGACTGCAATGCTAGTGGATCCAAAAAGTGGAAATATTGTAGCGGCTACACAACGCCCAACTTATAACTCTACGACGAAAGAGGGAATTGATGTTCAGTGGAACAACCTTCTAACAGATCAAGCTTATGAGCCTGGATCAACCATGAAAGTTTTAGCTTTAGCTGCAGCAATTAATGAAGGGGTCTTTGATCCAAATGAAAGATATCAATCAGGAAGTGTAAAGATTTATACGGACTTAGTTAGGGATTATAATAAAGTAGGGTGGGGAAATATAACTTATTTAGAAGGCTTAGCCCATTCTAGTAACGTGGCCTTTGTTCATGTTATTCAAAAGATAGGTGCCGAAAAATGGAAACAATATTTAGAAGCATTTGGATTTAGTAAATCTACTAATTCAGGATTTGCAAATGAAATATCTGGTTCAAATCCATTTAATTCCTACTTACAACAATTATCTACTGGTTTTGGACAAGGGATTACGGTTACGGTGTATCAAATGATGCAAGCTTTTACTGCGATTGCTAATGGTGGACAAATGCAAAAATTACGTTTAGTGGATCATTTTACAGAGCCTAATACCGATAAAGAAACACCAAATCCAGTAAACTCATTAGGAAAAGTCATTTCACCAGAGGCGGCTAAAAAAACACTCGAATATTTATATCAAGCAACTCGAATGAAAAATGGGACGGCTTATGAATTTAATATCGACGGAGAAGAAATAGCAGCTAAGACAGGGACTGCTGAAATTATTAATCCAGAGACAGGTAAATACTATTCAAATGGAAATAACTATATTTTTTCTGTAGTTGGATTTGCCCCTTATAATGATCCAAAATATATTTTATATGTTACCGTTAAACAACCTCGGGTGGCTGTAACTGGAAATACAATTCTTAAAGAAATTTTCAATCCATTAATGAAGAGAAGTTTAGAATATTCAAGACTCTCTGAGTAA
- the ftsL gene encoding cell division protein FtsL, whose amino-acid sequence MALAEKYVDTLNVSVPKQTPLVRKGQEVTSIPEEKQKANLMQVLILSGVVLAFLATMTIVASMIVANKNRQLQDIESQTTLIQRENNTLLQSTQELSQYDRVNRIANEQGLKMNEDNVRNVGR is encoded by the coding sequence GTGGCATTAGCAGAAAAATATGTAGACACGTTGAATGTGAGCGTACCTAAGCAAACGCCTCTAGTTCGTAAGGGTCAAGAGGTTACTTCAATTCCTGAAGAAAAACAAAAAGCAAACTTAATGCAAGTTTTAATTCTTTCAGGAGTGGTTTTAGCGTTCTTAGCAACAATGACAATTGTCGCTAGCATGATTGTTGCTAATAAAAATAGACAATTACAGGACATTGAATCACAAACAACACTTATTCAACGTGAAAATAATACTTTACTTCAATCAACACAAGAATTGTCTCAATACGACCGTGTCAATCGTATCGCAAATGAACAAGGCTTGAAGATGAATGAAGATAATGTTAGGAATGTTGGACGATGA
- the rsmH gene encoding 16S rRNA (cytosine(1402)-N(4))-methyltransferase RsmH: MFKHITVLLHETVDALSIKPDGIYVDCTLGGAGHSQYLLSQLTTGHLYCFDQDMQAIQHAKARLAKEVSEGKVTFIHANFRQLKIELGKLGVSKVDGILYDLGVSSPQLDQIERGFSYHQNAKLDMRMDQSAPLTAEEIVNEWSYDELVRIFYRYGEEKFSKQIARNIERIRAQHRIETTGELVDIIRDSIPAAARRKGGHPAKRIFQAIRIAVNDELAAIEDSLEQAFEVVSVGGRISVISFHSLEDRIVKTMFKQQSTVEKAPKNLPILPTEEEKAPFQLVNKKPILPSLEEITENSRSQSAKLRVIEKIKG, translated from the coding sequence ATGTTTAAACATATCACTGTATTGCTACATGAAACGGTAGATGCATTATCCATTAAGCCAGACGGAATCTACGTAGACTGTACACTGGGTGGTGCGGGACATAGTCAATACTTACTTAGCCAATTAACGACAGGGCATCTTTATTGCTTTGATCAAGATATGCAAGCCATTCAACATGCAAAGGCTCGTCTTGCTAAAGAAGTTTCTGAAGGAAAAGTAACTTTTATTCACGCAAACTTCCGTCAATTAAAGATAGAACTTGGTAAACTAGGTGTTTCTAAAGTGGACGGAATCCTATACGATTTAGGAGTGTCTTCACCACAACTTGATCAGATTGAACGAGGATTTAGTTATCATCAAAATGCAAAGCTCGATATGCGAATGGATCAAAGTGCTCCGTTAACGGCAGAAGAGATTGTAAATGAATGGAGCTATGACGAATTAGTTCGTATTTTCTATCGTTATGGAGAAGAGAAGTTCTCGAAACAAATTGCTCGTAATATTGAACGTATTCGTGCTCAACACAGAATTGAAACAACTGGAGAATTAGTGGATATCATTCGAGATAGTATTCCTGCTGCTGCAAGAAGAAAAGGAGGACATCCTGCAAAAAGAATTTTCCAAGCGATTCGTATTGCTGTGAATGATGAATTAGCAGCGATAGAAGATTCCTTGGAGCAAGCCTTCGAAGTAGTTTCAGTTGGCGGAAGAATTAGTGTTATCTCTTTTCACTCATTGGAAGATAGAATCGTGAAAACAATGTTTAAACAACAAAGTACGGTTGAAAAAGCTCCGAAGAACTTACCGATTTTACCAACGGAAGAAGAAAAAGCTCCGTTTCAATTGGTGAATAAAAAACCAATTTTACCAAGTTTAGAAGAAATAACAGAAAACTCTCGTTCGCAAAGTGCGAAGTTAAGAGTCATTGAGAAAATTAAAGGATAA
- the mraZ gene encoding division/cell wall cluster transcriptional repressor MraZ — translation MLIGEYQHTIDAKGRMIVPAKFREDLGFTFIVTRGLDGCLYGYPLEQWELIQNKLRDLPQSKKDARAFTRFMNSAAIEVEFDKQGRVNISQTLRAYAGLEKNCRVIGNNDRIEIWNEERWQEYIAETEENFEELAENMIDFGF, via the coding sequence ATGTTAATCGGTGAATATCAACATACAATTGATGCAAAAGGACGTATGATCGTGCCTGCTAAATTTCGTGAAGATTTAGGATTCACCTTTATCGTGACACGTGGACTTGATGGCTGTTTATACGGTTATCCTCTCGAACAATGGGAGCTCATTCAAAATAAATTGAGAGACTTACCACAGTCTAAAAAAGATGCACGTGCTTTTACACGTTTTATGAACTCTGCTGCGATTGAAGTAGAATTTGACAAGCAAGGTCGTGTGAATATCTCTCAAACGTTACGCGCGTATGCGGGATTAGAAAAGAATTGTCGTGTTATCGGAAACAATGATCGTATTGAGATTTGGAATGAAGAACGTTGGCAAGAATATATTGCTGAAACAGAAGAGAATTTTGAGGAATTGGCCGAAAATATGATTGATTTTGGCTTTTAG
- the rpmF gene encoding 50S ribosomal protein L32 yields MAVPKRKTSKARKAKRRTHFKLEVPGLSACPSCGALRKSHHVCPECGSYDGKEVVSKEA; encoded by the coding sequence ATGGCAGTACCAAAACGTAAAACATCAAAAGCGAGAAAAGCAAAACGTCGTACTCACTTCAAATTAGAAGTTCCAGGATTGAGCGCATGCCCATCATGTGGAGCATTAAGAAAGAGCCATCACGTTTGTCCTGAGTGTGGTTCATACGACGGAAAAGAAGTTGTTTCTAAAGAAGCATAA
- a CDS encoding YceD family protein — MKISVKQLQDSQGTPTYFDTEINVEEALKQRDDSILAVSPAYIKGFLVYQSQSVVAQFTCDVDITLPSSRSLEPVVVPLHIDIVERYIPSHLSVDEKELTEIVMPLDGDWVDLEPAVEDHILLSIPLQVLSQEELSEDKMPSGNDWEVVTQEALEERRKQQKEQSVDPRLASLQSFFEKDETEK; from the coding sequence GTGAAAATATCAGTTAAACAACTTCAGGATTCTCAAGGGACTCCAACTTACTTTGATACAGAAATTAATGTGGAAGAGGCTTTAAAACAACGAGATGATTCCATTCTTGCTGTTTCGCCAGCATACATCAAAGGATTTCTTGTTTATCAAAGCCAATCAGTTGTAGCGCAATTTACTTGCGATGTTGATATCACACTTCCTTCATCCAGGTCTTTAGAGCCAGTGGTAGTTCCACTCCACATAGATATTGTGGAAAGATACATTCCGTCCCATCTCTCGGTTGATGAGAAAGAGCTAACAGAAATTGTAATGCCTCTTGATGGTGATTGGGTTGACCTTGAACCCGCTGTGGAAGATCATATTTTACTTTCAATTCCTTTACAAGTCTTATCGCAAGAGGAATTGAGTGAAGATAAAATGCCTTCAGGAAATGATTGGGAGGTTGTAACGCAAGAAGCTCTTGAAGAGCGACGCAAACAACAAAAAGAACAATCGGTTGATCCAAGGCTAGCGTCTTTACAGTCTTTCTTCGAAAAGGATGAGACTGAGAAGTAA
- a CDS encoding nucleotidyltransferase, which produces MKVCGVIAEFNPFHQGHAYLLEQAREKTGADVIVVVMSGNWVQRGEPAIEQKWSRAEVALQNGADVVIEMPTAVSCQATDLFARGAVEILQKVGCHFLAFGCESGDAAFFEVAVSQRNTIEKEISRFVEENRSLTFASQLTQLAVKEFGEASALAEALQSPNQQLGLAYAVENAKSEHPMQIVPITRVGSGHLDDALDKTAFASGTALRKALKGNRVEKVLREQLSYVQFDEEEYKNDWSSYWAILKSIVLRSTDEELRAIYQMEEGIENRLKEAVRTTLTIEECLQHLKNKRWSWARLQRLLVYVLLGITKMEMEDYWNAPIHQGKVLGFTLKGQKWLKNMREVESFNLITNYAAYKDERQESWDLLYDFWNPSKQISATVFKPIQVNKEIGF; this is translated from the coding sequence ATGAAAGTATGTGGAGTAATTGCTGAATTTAATCCATTTCATCAAGGCCATGCTTATCTGTTAGAACAAGCACGCGAAAAAACGGGTGCGGATGTTATTGTTGTCGTGATGAGCGGTAACTGGGTGCAACGTGGTGAACCTGCTATCGAACAGAAATGGAGTCGTGCAGAAGTCGCGCTTCAAAACGGGGCGGATGTTGTGATTGAGATGCCGACTGCGGTCAGCTGCCAAGCAACAGACCTCTTCGCAAGAGGCGCAGTAGAAATCTTGCAAAAGGTAGGGTGCCACTTCTTAGCTTTTGGTTGTGAAAGTGGAGATGCGGCTTTTTTTGAAGTAGCGGTATCTCAACGAAATACCATTGAAAAAGAAATTAGTCGTTTTGTAGAAGAGAACCGTTCACTAACTTTTGCTAGCCAATTAACACAGCTCGCTGTGAAAGAGTTTGGAGAAGCCAGTGCACTCGCAGAAGCCTTACAGTCTCCAAATCAACAGTTGGGACTAGCTTACGCCGTTGAAAATGCTAAGAGTGAACATCCAATGCAGATCGTTCCAATTACAAGAGTAGGAAGTGGACATTTGGATGATGCGTTAGACAAAACTGCTTTTGCCAGTGGAACAGCCTTACGAAAAGCGCTGAAGGGGAATCGCGTTGAGAAAGTATTACGAGAACAATTGTCTTATGTACAGTTTGATGAAGAAGAGTACAAAAACGATTGGAGTTCTTATTGGGCAATCTTGAAGAGTATCGTCTTAAGAAGTACTGACGAAGAACTACGTGCCATTTATCAAATGGAAGAAGGAATCGAGAATCGCTTGAAGGAAGCTGTTCGAACAACCTTGACTATTGAGGAGTGTCTCCAACATCTCAAAAACAAACGGTGGAGCTGGGCAAGGTTGCAACGACTCCTTGTTTATGTTTTACTTGGAATAACCAAAATGGAAATGGAAGACTATTGGAATGCACCGATTCATCAAGGTAAAGTTCTGGGGTTTACATTAAAGGGCCAAAAGTGGTTGAAGAATATGCGGGAAGTAGAGTCGTTCAATTTAATAACTAATTACGCAGCCTATAAAGATGAACGCCAAGAAAGTTGGGATTTATTGTATGATTTTTGGAATCCATCCAAGCAAATTTCTGCTACGGTCTTTAAGCCGATTCAAGTGAATAAGGAGATAGGATTTTAA
- a CDS encoding class I SAM-dependent DNA methyltransferase produces the protein MNYQKFAHVYDQVMDQQLYDEWTDYAVRSFSHSAKRPVRKVMELACGTGEVSMRLDDKGYEVIGVDLSKNMLEIAEKKAQGRHIKWLQADMRVLEEVPTTDAVTLFSDSLCYLTDFEDVVSVFEAVYDHLEEGGIFLFDVHSLHQMQEVFPGYQYHFVEDDFAFLWQSYELDEPGSVEHVIDMYIKQEDGNLYEHFQEVHEEQTFPIEMVKAALEMVGFTDIMVTADFGRSQVQETSPRWFFQAVK, from the coding sequence ATGAACTATCAAAAATTTGCTCATGTATATGACCAAGTGATGGATCAACAACTCTACGATGAATGGACGGACTATGCAGTTCGTTCTTTTTCGCATAGTGCCAAAAGACCGGTTCGTAAAGTGATGGAACTTGCTTGCGGGACAGGAGAAGTATCTATGCGTCTTGACGATAAAGGATACGAAGTCATTGGCGTTGATTTATCCAAAAATATGTTAGAGATTGCTGAAAAGAAAGCGCAAGGTAGACATATCAAATGGCTTCAAGCGGATATGCGAGTATTGGAAGAGGTACCGACAACCGATGCAGTAACGCTGTTTTCAGATTCACTCTGTTATTTAACAGACTTTGAAGATGTCGTTTCGGTATTTGAAGCGGTATACGACCACTTAGAAGAGGGTGGAATTTTCCTCTTCGATGTTCATTCACTGCATCAAATGCAAGAAGTTTTCCCAGGATACCAATATCATTTTGTGGAAGATGATTTTGCGTTTCTATGGCAAAGCTATGAGTTAGACGAGCCAGGTAGCGTGGAACACGTCATCGATATGTATATTAAACAAGAAGATGGCAACTTGTATGAGCATTTCCAAGAAGTGCATGAAGAGCAAACTTTCCCTATTGAAATGGTTAAAGCCGCACTAGAGATGGTGGGTTTTACCGATATTATGGTGACGGCTGACTTTGGAAGAAGCCAAGTCCAAGAAACGAGTCCGCGTTGGTTCTTCCAAGCGGTGAAATGA
- the rsfS gene encoding ribosome silencing factor: MEHTSKKLLQVVLDACEDKLAQEVVALDVASLTPVAEYFVITHGKNEKQVQAIVDAVEEAVEKEGFEVRSIEGKDGGKWILMDLNDVIVHVFYYADREFYNLEKLWSDAPIVNIVSEN, translated from the coding sequence ATGGAACATACCAGTAAAAAATTATTACAAGTTGTTTTAGATGCTTGTGAAGACAAGTTAGCACAAGAAGTGGTTGCACTAGATGTAGCAAGTCTTACACCAGTTGCAGAATATTTCGTGATTACACACGGTAAAAACGAAAAACAAGTACAAGCGATTGTCGATGCTGTAGAAGAAGCGGTTGAAAAAGAAGGCTTCGAAGTAAGAAGTATCGAAGGTAAAGATGGTGGTAAATGGATCTTGATGGACTTAAATGATGTCATTGTCCATGTATTCTATTATGCTGATCGCGAATTCTATAATTTAGAAAAATTATGGAGCGATGCACCAATCGTGAATATTGTGAGTGAAAACTAA
- the yqeK gene encoding bis(5'-nucleosyl)-tetraphosphatase (symmetrical) YqeK, whose amino-acid sequence MSEVKSFEPYTTMTREELLSHVQSNMSDKRYQHCLRVERKILELAKLYGVDEKAAAFVGLAHDYAKEIPVEKQQALAKEIGLPEMYHHEGSEILHGPIGAYLISNLCGVKAEELLDAIREHTIGGLQMSLLSKCLFVADAIEDGRDYPGVDVAREIAAKNIDDAVFYLLKHTLEFLLEKEVSIFPKTIEVYNHYLKQRKGE is encoded by the coding sequence ATGAGCGAAGTAAAGAGCTTTGAACCTTATACAACGATGACAAGAGAAGAGTTGTTGTCTCATGTCCAGTCAAATATGAGCGACAAGAGATATCAACACTGCCTGCGTGTCGAACGAAAAATATTGGAATTAGCAAAGCTTTACGGCGTCGATGAGAAGGCTGCTGCGTTTGTGGGATTAGCGCATGATTATGCTAAAGAAATCCCAGTGGAAAAACAGCAAGCTCTTGCCAAAGAAATTGGACTTCCTGAAATGTATCATCATGAAGGTTCTGAAATTCTACACGGGCCGATTGGAGCGTATTTGATTTCAAACCTATGCGGAGTAAAGGCTGAAGAATTACTTGATGCCATTCGTGAGCATACAATTGGAGGGCTTCAAATGAGTCTTCTTTCTAAGTGTCTCTTTGTGGCAGATGCAATCGAAGACGGAAGAGATTATCCAGGTGTGGATGTTGCAAGAGAAATCGCTGCGAAGAATATTGATGATGCGGTCTTTTATTTATTGAAGCATACATTGGAATTTTTATTGGAAAAAGAAGTTAGTATTTTTCCAAAAACAATAGAAGTTTATAATCATTATTTGAAACAAAGAAAAGGAGAATAG
- a CDS encoding nicotinate-nucleotide adenylyltransferase, whose amino-acid sequence MVAELNIFSETLNKTEKFGEEMPVERVGLIGGSFNPPHIAHLIMAEQARVQLGLDKVYFLPSHIPPHVDEKKTIDASTRVEMTRLAIQDNIYFDIETIELERNEKSYTYDTIQLLKRQNPNTEYYFIIGGDMVDYLPTWHRVDELVHEVQFVGVERPGYEKETPYPVLWITAPKMDISSTQIRKNVLFQQSIKYLVPELVEAYIAEKGLYLE is encoded by the coding sequence ATGGTTGCTGAACTCAATATTTTTTCTGAGACATTAAACAAAACTGAAAAATTCGGTGAAGAAATGCCGGTAGAACGCGTAGGGCTTATCGGAGGTAGTTTCAATCCGCCACATATTGCACATTTAATTATGGCTGAACAAGCACGTGTGCAATTAGGCTTAGACAAGGTGTACTTTTTACCAAGTCATATTCCGCCACATGTGGATGAGAAAAAGACCATTGATGCAAGTACCCGTGTGGAAATGACACGCCTTGCGATTCAAGATAATATTTATTTTGATATTGAGACAATTGAACTCGAGCGTAATGAGAAGAGTTATACGTATGACACGATTCAACTCTTAAAGAGACAAAATCCGAATACGGAATATTACTTTATTATTGGTGGAGATATGGTGGATTATTTACCGACATGGCATAGAGTGGATGAATTAGTTCATGAAGTACAATTTGTCGGGGTTGAACGTCCAGGATATGAAAAAGAAACGCCATATCCAGTCCTATGGATTACAGCACCGAAGATGGATATTAGTTCAACACAAATTCGAAAAAATGTCTTATTCCAACAAAGCATTAAATATTTGGTGCCAGAATTAGTGGAAGCCTATATTGCCGAAAAGGGGTTGTATTTAGAATGA
- the yhbY gene encoding ribosome assembly RNA-binding protein YhbY, translated as MELKGKERQFFKKEAHSLKPIFQIGKGGLSEEMIHQIQNAVEKRELIKVTLLQNTLEEPQEAAETIAEATGSTIIQVIGHTIVLYKEARNPKHRDLSVRFAEFKKRGR; from the coding sequence ATGGAATTAAAAGGGAAAGAAAGACAGTTCTTCAAAAAAGAAGCACATTCGTTGAAGCCAATTTTCCAAATCGGGAAAGGCGGACTTAGCGAAGAGATGATTCATCAAATTCAAAACGCTGTTGAGAAACGCGAATTGATTAAAGTGACTTTATTGCAAAATACATTAGAGGAGCCCCAAGAAGCTGCCGAAACAATTGCAGAAGCGACTGGGAGTACCATTATTCAAGTGATTGGCCATACGATTGTGTTATATAAAGAAGCACGAAATCCAAAACATAGAGATCTTTCAGTACGATTTGCAGAATTCAAAAAAAGAGGTCGATAG
- the yqeH gene encoding ribosome biogenesis GTPase YqeH: MEQYVCIGCGATIQTEDPKGTGYTPQSALNKMLESECPLYCQRCFRLRNYNELQPASLTDDDFLKMLSSIADEDALVVFVVDLFDLYGSMISGLKRFVGDNPILFVANKVDLYPKSVNRNRLKAWIERHAKEYGIKPVDTLLVSGHKRIQIDELLEKINEYRKGKDAYVVGVTNVGKSTLINKLIQSIGETGEVITTSQYPGTTLGQIDIPFDEHSSLVDTPGIIHRHQITHYLAEKEMKKVLPQKELQPKTFQLNSEQTIFIGGLIRVDYEQGERNSFTFYTPQTIDLHRTKLEKATEFYAKHAGTLLTPPTGDNMKLYPKLVKKTFTIKEKTDLVIAGLGWVTIQKPGTVSVWSPKEVDVIQRQSII; this comes from the coding sequence ATGGAACAGTATGTATGTATTGGATGTGGAGCAACAATCCAAACGGAAGATCCAAAAGGAACGGGATACACACCTCAAAGTGCATTAAATAAAATGCTGGAAAGTGAATGCCCTCTCTATTGCCAACGTTGTTTTAGACTCCGTAATTATAATGAGTTGCAACCGGCATCTTTAACAGACGATGATTTCTTGAAGATGTTAAGTAGTATCGCCGATGAAGATGCGCTAGTTGTGTTTGTGGTTGATTTATTCGACTTATACGGAAGTATGATCTCAGGATTGAAACGCTTTGTGGGCGATAATCCAATTTTATTTGTAGCCAACAAGGTGGACTTATATCCAAAATCGGTAAACCGTAATCGTCTGAAAGCATGGATTGAACGCCATGCAAAAGAGTACGGCATTAAACCAGTCGATACCCTTCTTGTGAGCGGTCATAAACGGATTCAAATTGACGAATTGCTAGAGAAGATTAACGAATACCGTAAAGGTAAGGATGCGTATGTCGTAGGAGTAACGAATGTAGGAAAATCAACACTCATTAATAAGTTGATTCAAAGTATTGGTGAAACAGGAGAAGTGATTACAACCTCTCAATATCCAGGAACAACGCTTGGACAAATTGATATTCCATTTGATGAACATTCTTCATTAGTGGATACACCGGGGATTATTCACCGTCATCAAATTACTCACTACTTAGCGGAAAAAGAAATGAAGAAAGTCTTACCGCAAAAAGAGTTACAACCAAAGACATTCCAATTAAATAGCGAGCAAACGATTTTTATCGGTGGTTTGATTCGTGTCGATTACGAACAAGGAGAACGAAACTCATTTACCTTCTATACACCGCAAACAATCGATTTGCATCGCACGAAGTTGGAGAAGGCGACTGAGTTTTATGCAAAACATGCAGGAACACTTCTAACGCCGCCAACAGGAGACAATATGAAATTGTATCCAAAACTAGTGAAGAAGACATTTACGATTAAAGAGAAAACGGACTTAGTGATTGCAGGGCTTGGCTGGGTAACGATTCAAAAACCAGGTACGGTATCTGTATGGAGTCCAAAAGAAGTTGACGTGATTCAACGTCAATCTATTATTTAG
- a CDS encoding YqeG family HAD IIIA-type phosphatase — protein sequence MALFKPTWFKKTFQEITVPFLQENGIEVVLTDLDNTLIGWDEKEIDENLLDWVRSLKEAGIKIVLVSNNNEHRIKDAAEKLDVPYVYPGLKPLHKGFKEAQQLLEFDKSKTVMVGDQLLTDILGANTFGVRTIIVKPRKESDAWKTKINRFFEKGIFVVTQGASYHKKWEED from the coding sequence ATGGCACTATTCAAACCAACGTGGTTTAAAAAGACCTTTCAAGAGATTACCGTTCCTTTCTTACAGGAGAATGGAATCGAAGTTGTCTTAACCGATTTAGATAATACACTGATTGGCTGGGACGAAAAAGAAATCGATGAAAACTTACTTGACTGGGTACGTTCATTAAAAGAAGCAGGCATCAAGATTGTTCTTGTATCGAATAATAATGAACATCGTATCAAAGATGCTGCTGAAAAGTTGGATGTCCCATATGTGTATCCTGGCTTGAAACCACTGCACAAAGGGTTCAAAGAGGCACAACAATTACTGGAGTTTGATAAATCAAAAACAGTCATGGTTGGCGACCAATTATTGACAGATATTCTAGGGGCGAATACTTTTGGAGTTAGAACCATTATCGTAAAACCTAGAAAAGAGAGCGATGCTTGGAAAACAAAAATCAATCGTTTCTTTGAAAAAGGAATTTTTGTAGTAACACAAGGTGCGTCCTATCATAAGAAATGGGAGGAGGATTAA